The genomic region GATTGGTGGGAAGGAACGGCCCGGTCTCGTCCATCGCCTGGACAAGGAGACGTCCGGCGTCATGGTCGTGGCAAAGAATGACCAGGCCCATCGACACCTGGCGCTGCAATTCAAACAGCATACGATTGCGCGAGTGTATGAGGCTCTGGTGCAAGGAATCCCGAAGACAGGTCGTGGCGTGATTGATCTGTCCATCGGGCGCGACTCAAAGGAACGCAAGAAGTTCTCCGCGCGCACGTCCAGGCCGCGCACGTCCGTGACGGAATACGTGGTCCACTGTCGATATGTCAAAATTGCGGCGCATGTCCTGCTCTATCCACGCACCGGTCGCACGCACCAACTCCGGGTGCATTTGTCCTCGTTGGGTCACCCGATTCTCGGTGATCCCACCTATGGAGGGCGTAAGGTCTGCCGGATTCTGGAACTGGATGTCCCCAGGGTGATGCTGCATGCTCGGACGTTGGGCTTCACCCATCCCTCGACGGGAGAATTCCAGGAGTATACGGTCTCCTTGCCGGACGACATGGAAGAGGTCAGGCGATATCTCGAACAGACCCTCCCGGGCCAGAACCGGGGGGCGAGCGCTGCTCCATTGTCCTATACGAAAAGGGTGGATTCATGACCGCGACAGATGTGCTGGAAACGGTCGGCGGACTGACCTCGCAACTGAAAGCCTATGCCGTCAAATTGCCGTCGATCGTCTTTTTGACCGTGGTGCCGACCGGCATCAAACCGACACCGGAAGCGATCGAAGAATATGAGCACATTGTTTCGCGATTCCGCCAGCAGAGCGCGGGCACCTCGTATAAGGGACTCAACGAACTGCTGGTCGAATCGCTGGAAGCCTTTGAAGTCGGAAAGTTGCTCGGCTCGGTTCAACCGCTATTGGCTGTTCTGGATCATCTGGAGCGCATGCAGCGAGACAAAGAAGCGGAGGTTGGACGCACGGACGAAAAGCGGCTCTCCGATTACCGCGCGGCGCTGAATAAGATCCTGCCGGGCAACAAGCCGGAATTGGATGGGGCCGGCCGGGGACTGTAAGGGGTCATTCGAAGTGAGTCCTGCTGAAGTTGTGAGGTGATTCAGAAACCCTGACTGAAACGCTGTACTCGTAATCGTTCAGATCAGTGGCCCATCTTCGGCCCTGTCGCATTGGCCCCTTCCGACGTCAGTTTGAATCGGACCAAAGAGCCGCAGTGAGGGCATTTCGCGCGAATCGTCTCTTCGTCGAGCAACTCGTAATCATCCTGCTTCAGCCACATCAACTGAAAACACTTGGAACAGCTGCGCACTTGCGTTGCCATAAGTTTCCTCGTACACTAGCGCCGTTTGGATCTACTCGCGGGGAGTTACTTTAGTACAAGATGCCTTCCTCCCTCAAGACCGCCTTGGTGTTTTCCGACAAAAAGGATTTGCAGACAGCCCAGCTTCTCGGCCTCTTTCATCAAGCACCCTGGGCCAAAGATCGAACGCTTGAGGATGCCAAAGACATGCTGCGGCACACTGACCTCATTCTCAGCGCCTGGGATGGGGAGCATCTCGTCGGATTCGGGCGAGTCTTGACCGACTTTGTCTACCGAGCCACGATATGGGACGTGATCGTGGATAAGGCCTACCAAAAGCAAGGGATCGGAACGGAGATCGTGCAGCGCATCCTTCATCATCCGAGACTGCGCCGGGTCGAGCTCTTCTGGCTGTGCACGAGACGGCCGGCCTTCTATGAAAAGATGGGGTTCAGCGCGAGGGAACAGACCGGCATGGTCTGGAGCAGGTCGAAACAAATCAGGCAGGAATGACTCGATAGCCGCCCTCGCTTCCGCAGTGTCCCCCTCCTCCGACCGGATTCTCCGGTGTCCCGGCCTAAGGAAATCGCCGTTCGCATTGTTCATGCACAGCAGAACGAAAGAAGACCGTGGGGCAAGCCTGCGCTAGGCCGCCGAGCGACGTCTTTTGGGAGAAAACAGAATGGACAGGAAAAACACGCTCGTAGCCAGGAGGACGATGGCGGGGCCTGAGGGGATATCCCACAAGGCGGAGATGAGGACGCCGCAGACCGCCGTGCTCATACCGATGATCAGCGAATACCAGGTCAAGGTGGAGAGGCTATGCGTCAGTTGATACGCCGTCGAGGCCGGAATAAGGATCATCGCAAAGACCAGGATTGCACCGACCGTTTTGAGTGAGACAACCACGGTCAGGGCGATCAGGCTCAGCAACAGGAAAAACATGCGGCGGGCCGGCACACCCGATGCCTCGGCCATTTCCTGGTCAAACGCGATAAAATACAGTTCTTTGGAAAACAGCACCATCACCCCGATGATGAAGATGGCGAGCGCGATGATCGTGCGCAGCTCATCCTGGGTGACCGACAGCACGTTTCCAAAAAGATAGCCGTAGACCTCCGCATTGTATGTCTTCATCAATCCGATAAATAAGATCGCCAGTGCCATTGTGGCGGTGTAGAGAATGCCGATCGAGACGTCCAGCTTCATCCGGCCGTGCTCCTCGACCCAGCCGGTGATCCATACAGTCGTCAAGCCAAACAGCACAGCCAGTGCCAGCGGCGACCATCCTATCAAGTATCCGAGCGCGACGCCGGCGAACGCCGCGTGAGCCGTCCCGGCTCCGACGAAGGCCAGCCCGCGCAGGACGACAAACACGCCGACGACGGAGCAAAGGCCTCCGACCAGGGCTGCCGCCAGTACAGAACGCTGCATGAAATCGTAAGCGAAAAGTTCCAACATGGCCGGGTCTCAGTGGTGGTGGTGATAGTCTTCGACCAGGATCGTGTCGTGTGCGGTGATGACCACGTCCTTTCCGTAGACTAGACGCAGGATGTCCGGCTTCAACACTTCCGCCGGAGGGCCTGAGGCAAACAGGCGGGTTTTCAACAGCACCAACCGATCGACGCGGGAACGGATCATGTTGATGTCGTGAGTAATGAGCAGCACGGTCAGCCCCAGCTCGTTATGGAGTTTTTGCACGAGATCGATCACGCTGTGCTGCGTGGGAATATCCAGTCCGGTCGTCGGCTCATCCAGCAGCAATACCTTAGGCTGCTGCGCGAGTGCCCGCGCAATGAAGACCCGCTGTTGTTGTCCGCCCGACAACTGTCCCAACCCGGTGTTGCGATGCCCCTCCATTCCCACGTGCGCGAGAGCCTCGACCGCGATGTCCCTGTCCCGCTTGGTTGGACGAGCGAACAAGCCGAGAGCGCCGTATCGACCCATCATGACGGTTTCGAGCACCGTGACCGGAAAATGTCGATCGACCACGCCCTTTTGAGGCAGGTAACCGATTCTGGCCCGGTGATGACAGCGCAATTTATCGCACGCGCAGTCAAAAATTCTGAGATGCCCGGAAGTCGGCGGCATCAGGCCCAACACCGCCCGGCACAAGGTCGTCTTGCCGGAGCCGTTCGGACCGATGACCCCGATGAATTCCCCTTCGTGGATGTCCAGTGAGACGTCTTCGAGCGCCACAACGCCGGGAAACTGGAATGTGGCATGGTCGAAGCGGATGATGGCCTGTGAACGGAGTGACACGCTCACGTCTCCGTGGCGGGCGACAGGCAGGAGGTGTGGTCAAGCGGCTTCGAGTGCATTGACCAATTGGAGCACATTGTAACGCAACATGTCGAGATAGGTGTCCGTTCGAGGCAATCCACCGGGAAGGGTCGTGAGCACCACGACGCGCGCACCGGTTTCCTTTGCCAGAAGGTCAGGAAATTTCTGGCTGAGTTGAATCTCGGAGACCACGACTTTGACCCTGTGGCGCTTCATCGTTTGAATCAGCTCTTGGATATGCCGCGCACTCGGCTCCCCGCCCGACTGCAACTGAATCGTTCCGACGATATCGAATCGGAACCGCCTGGCCAGGTAGGGCCAAGCCGGGTGGTGCGCGACGAATTGCCGGTCTGCCAAGCCCTTGACCCTGCCGGTCAGTTCGACCTGCAGCCGGTCCAGGCGGGTGAGATAGGCTGCCTGGTTCTTGCGATACTCCTCCGCGTGTTCGGGGTCGGCTTGTATCAGTGCTTCGGTGATGTGCCGGACCATCATCACCGCATTGGCCGGATCGAGCCATACGTGCGGATTTCCTTCGGCGGTCGACTCCCCGCCGGCATGGCCGTCTTCAGCAGCGTGGGCATCACCGATCAGTCCTATGCCGGTGGAGGTCGTGACGACGCGCAGGGCAGATCCTCCGGCATTCTTCACCAGGGGCGATACCCATACCTCCAATCCGATTCCTACTTGAAACAGGAGGCGGGCTTTGCGCACGGCAATGAGGTCGCTTGGCTTCGGCGAATAGGTATGTTCATTCTCGTATCCCTTCAGCAATGAAGTGACCAAGACCCGCGGCCCTCCGACTTGCTCGACGAAGTCTTTGAGCACGGGGATCGTGACGACGACGTTCAATCCCTCATTCGGAACGTTCGCCGATACCAGAGCGGGAACGACCACGGAGAAGAGAAGCTGCAGTGCGAGCAGCAGGGCGCACAGATTCGATCGCAATACGGGCGCAGGCATGGGGTGGGGACCGTAACATCGGGGCCATGCGAAGTCAACGCAACGCAGGCCCTGGCAATGTGTCAGTTTTCTCTCTGCGCCATGCCGGGACAGCGGGCGCCATCTCCCATCAGGACTCAATGCCGGGGAGAACGCCTCGCCCGGATTCTCGCTTCCGCGCGAATGGCACACGCCAGTGCTGCTGACTGCAAACTGACCCACAAACCGGGCCCCGGCCGCCTGCGCACGGCTGCTTGACCGCGGGCGAGAGTTCCATTAGCGTAGCGGCGCTCAACGGCACCCTGATCAGCGGAGGATGAGAGTCATGAAGGTAATTGGACTGATGTCCGGGACATCGGGCGACGGAGTCGACGCCGCACTGGTTGAAATCGCAGGGCGAACGCCATCACTTCAAGTGAAGACCCTTGCCGCGGAAACGCTCGCCTATCCGCGCACGCTTCAGCAACGGATTCTGACCGCTTCGGTATCAGGAACCGTCGGCGAAATCTGTCATTTGAATGCCTTGTTGGGTGAATGGTTCGCCGATGCGGCGTTGCAGATCATTCGAGCCGCCAACCTTCGTCCCGCCGACGTGGCATTGATCGGCTCACACGGCCAAACCGTCCATCATCTTCCCCGCGGCATTCAGGCGCGGGGGGTGGGATCCATTCGTTCCACACTGCAGATCGCCGAGCCCGCGGTCATTGCCGAGCGAACGGGAATTACCACGATCGCAAACTTTCGAGCTCGAGATGTCGCGGCCGGCGGTCAAGGCGCTCCTCTCACCCCCGCGGTCCATGCCCTCCTCTTCCGGCATCCACGCCGCGCAAGACTCGTGGTGAATCTCGGCGGTATCAGTAATGTCACATACGTCCCGCCGGGGAAGACCGACGAAGGGGTCATGGCGTTCGACACCGGTCCCGCTAACATGGTGCTCGACAGCCTCGTGGCTCGCATGACGAACGGCCGCCTTGCCATGGATCGCGATGGGAAGATGGCGCTCCGCGGGAAAGCGGACAGTAGGCTCTTGAGCAAGCTATTGGCGCATCCCTTTCTGTCGCAACGACCCCCGAAATCGACCGGAAGAGAGCAATTCGGCGCAGCGTTGGCCGAGGAACTGCTCGAGGCCCCGCACAAATTGTCCATGGAGGATCTTCTTGCGACGTGCAGCGCGTGGACGGCCAAAGCCGTCGGAGCGTCACGCCGCTGGATCAGGGGCCATATCGATGAAGTGGTGGTAGGAGGAGGCGGGGTCCGAAATCGGGCGATCATGGCTCAATTGTCCGCGGTGTTCGCTCCGGTCCCGGTCACGACCTTTGATGCACTGGGATGGGACAGCAAGGCCTTTGAAGCAGTCGCCTTCGCCGTCCTGGCCTACCGAACGGCCAAAGGACAGTGGGGCAATCTTCCGGCCGTGACGGGAGCCACCCATCCGGTTA from Nitrospira japonica harbors:
- a CDS encoding RluA family pseudouridine synthase, whose protein sequence is MITEFIITSGEQPKRLDVFLVNRERDVSRSVLQRLITLGRIRINGELVKPSQKIKPGDKITMDVPKPEPLEIKGEAIPLEILFEDEHLLVLNKPAGIVAHPAPGNWSGTLVNALLHHFQTSGGTISTIGGKERPGLVHRLDKETSGVMVVAKNDQAHRHLALQFKQHTIARVYEALVQGIPKTGRGVIDLSIGRDSKERKKFSARTSRPRTSVTEYVVHCRYVKIAAHVLLYPRTGRTHQLRVHLSSLGHPILGDPTYGGRKVCRILELDVPRVMLHARTLGFTHPSTGEFQEYTVSLPDDMEEVRRYLEQTLPGQNRGASAAPLSYTKRVDS
- a CDS encoding GNAT family N-acetyltransferase, coding for MPSSLKTALVFSDKKDLQTAQLLGLFHQAPWAKDRTLEDAKDMLRHTDLILSAWDGEHLVGFGRVLTDFVYRATIWDVIVDKAYQKQGIGTEIVQRILHHPRLRRVELFWLCTRRPAFYEKMGFSAREQTGMVWSRSKQIRQE
- a CDS encoding metal ABC transporter permease; this encodes MLELFAYDFMQRSVLAAALVGGLCSVVGVFVVLRGLAFVGAGTAHAAFAGVALGYLIGWSPLALAVLFGLTTVWITGWVEEHGRMKLDVSIGILYTATMALAILFIGLMKTYNAEVYGYLFGNVLSVTQDELRTIIALAIFIIGVMVLFSKELYFIAFDQEMAEASGVPARRMFFLLLSLIALTVVVSLKTVGAILVFAMILIPASTAYQLTHSLSTLTWYSLIIGMSTAVCGVLISALWDIPSGPAIVLLATSVFFLSILFSPKRRRSAA
- a CDS encoding metal ABC transporter ATP-binding protein, translated to MSLRSQAIIRFDHATFQFPGVVALEDVSLDIHEGEFIGVIGPNGSGKTTLCRAVLGLMPPTSGHLRIFDCACDKLRCHHRARIGYLPQKGVVDRHFPVTVLETVMMGRYGALGLFARPTKRDRDIAVEALAHVGMEGHRNTGLGQLSGGQQQRVFIARALAQQPKVLLLDEPTTGLDIPTQHSVIDLVQKLHNELGLTVLLITHDINMIRSRVDRLVLLKTRLFASGPPAEVLKPDILRLVYGKDVVITAHDTILVEDYHHHH
- a CDS encoding metal ABC transporter substrate-binding protein; translated protein: MPAPVLRSNLCALLLALQLLFSVVVPALVSANVPNEGLNVVVTIPVLKDFVEQVGGPRVLVTSLLKGYENEHTYSPKPSDLIAVRKARLLFQVGIGLEVWVSPLVKNAGGSALRVVTTSTGIGLIGDAHAAEDGHAGGESTAEGNPHVWLDPANAVMMVRHITEALIQADPEHAEEYRKNQAAYLTRLDRLQVELTGRVKGLADRQFVAHHPAWPYLARRFRFDIVGTIQLQSGGEPSARHIQELIQTMKRHRVKVVVSEIQLSQKFPDLLAKETGARVVVLTTLPGGLPRTDTYLDMLRYNVLQLVNALEAA
- a CDS encoding anhydro-N-acetylmuramic acid kinase → MKVIGLMSGTSGDGVDAALVEIAGRTPSLQVKTLAAETLAYPRTLQQRILTASVSGTVGEICHLNALLGEWFADAALQIIRAANLRPADVALIGSHGQTVHHLPRGIQARGVGSIRSTLQIAEPAVIAERTGITTIANFRARDVAAGGQGAPLTPAVHALLFRHPRRARLVVNLGGISNVTYVPPGKTDEGVMAFDTGPANMVLDSLVARMTNGRLAMDRDGKMALRGKADSRLLSKLLAHPFLSQRPPKSTGREQFGAALAEELLEAPHKLSMEDLLATCSAWTAKAVGASRRWIRGHIDEVVVGGGGVRNRAIMAQLSAVFAPVPVTTFDALGWDSKAFEAVAFAVLAYRTAKGQWGNLPAVTGATHPVILGAIVPAGPQWIRLFK